A genomic stretch from Candidatus Lernaella stagnicola includes:
- the gcvPB gene encoding aminomethyl-transferring glycine dehydrogenase subunit GcvPB — protein MSKSYGPCDTPGSTGLALCEPTLFERSTPGRQGFSLPSLDVPEAATLPENLQRLTPAAWPEVSEVEVFRHFVRLSQYNYGLDSGLYPLGSCTMKYNPKINEDLARLPGFADAHPAAEHQGLWELIFNLEQHLAEISGMDAVTCQPAAGAHGELTGMMLIRAYHEARGQKRTKVIIPDTAHGTNPASATICNYDVVPLKSGAAGILTPEAVAEIMDDQVAAIMITNPNTLGLFESNIAQIAQIVHDQGGLVYMDGANLNAIMGITRPGDFGIDVLHFNLHKTFSTPHGGGGPGAGPVGVKKHMAPFLPAPVIVKRDGGFALDHDRPQTIGRVRSWWGNVGVLVRAYAYIRELGAPGLKASSEMAVLNANYIRARLQDLYTVAYEAPCMHEVVFAEKGLPNDVSTMDVAKRLIDYGFHPPTVYFPLVVKGAIMVEPTESFEPESLDGFITAMRNIHAEAGSHPELVKSAPHNTTCKKVDEVTAARHPRLTADMDPDARRA, from the coding sequence ATGTCGAAATCGTACGGTCCTTGTGATACGCCCGGCAGCACGGGCCTGGCCCTGTGTGAGCCGACGCTCTTCGAACGCTCGACGCCCGGCCGTCAGGGCTTTAGTCTGCCGTCGCTCGATGTACCCGAAGCGGCGACCCTACCCGAGAACCTGCAACGCCTGACGCCCGCCGCGTGGCCGGAGGTCAGCGAAGTGGAAGTGTTTCGTCACTTCGTGCGCCTCTCGCAGTACAACTACGGTCTGGACAGCGGTCTCTACCCGCTGGGCTCGTGCACGATGAAGTACAACCCGAAAATCAACGAAGACCTCGCCCGCCTGCCCGGTTTCGCCGACGCGCATCCGGCCGCCGAGCACCAAGGCCTTTGGGAGTTGATCTTCAACCTCGAACAGCATCTGGCGGAGATTTCCGGCATGGACGCGGTCACGTGCCAGCCGGCAGCGGGCGCGCATGGTGAATTGACGGGCATGATGCTCATCCGCGCCTACCATGAAGCCCGGGGGCAAAAACGAACCAAGGTCATCATTCCGGACACGGCGCACGGGACGAATCCGGCGTCGGCCACGATATGCAATTACGACGTCGTGCCACTGAAATCGGGCGCGGCCGGTATCCTGACGCCCGAAGCGGTCGCCGAAATCATGGACGACCAAGTCGCGGCGATCATGATTACCAACCCCAACACGCTGGGACTGTTCGAATCGAACATCGCGCAAATCGCCCAGATCGTCCACGACCAAGGCGGCCTGGTGTACATGGACGGCGCAAACCTGAACGCCATCATGGGCATCACGCGGCCGGGCGATTTCGGCATCGACGTGCTACATTTCAACTTGCACAAAACCTTCAGCACACCTCACGGCGGCGGCGGTCCGGGCGCCGGGCCGGTGGGGGTTAAAAAGCATATGGCGCCGTTTTTGCCTGCGCCGGTCATCGTTAAGCGCGATGGCGGTTTCGCTCTGGATCACGATCGCCCGCAGACAATCGGGCGTGTTCGTTCCTGGTGGGGCAATGTTGGTGTGCTCGTGCGGGCCTATGCCTATATCCGCGAACTCGGCGCGCCGGGGCTCAAGGCGTCCAGCGAAATGGCGGTGCTCAATGCCAACTACATACGGGCGCGGCTGCAGGATTTGTACACGGTGGCCTACGAGGCGCCGTGCATGCACGAAGTCGTATTCGCCGAAAAGGGCCTGCCGAACGACGTATCGACGATGGACGTCGCCAAGCGTTTGATCGACTACGGCTTTCATCCGCCGACGGTCTATTTCCCGCTGGTGGTCAAGGGCGCGATCATGGTGGAGCCGACCGAAAGCTTCGAGCCTGAATCGCTCGACGGTTTCATCACGGCGATGCGGAACATCCACGCCGAAGCCGGAAGCCATCCGGAACTCGTTAAGAGCGCGCCGCACAACACGACGTGCAAAAAGGTGGACGAAGTCACCGCCGCCCGCCACCCGCGCCTTACCGCCGATATGGACCCAGACGCACGCCGAGCCTGA
- a CDS encoding diacylglycerol kinase family protein, whose protein sequence is MKTPWDSEIAVVLNANAKRVTERIVTRVKKFVPESQLYISKTIDEGQAFIQDILNKHYTHVVLGGGDGTVVEMINQLRNALRAMGRPDSQMPMLGFLKLGTGNAWSRFLGMDAGKRTLPRMARPENWRISRFNLLETENRCSHFAGMGWDANILADYYYLKEKFDGTPFARFLHGFAGYIAAIALRTVPQQLVTPAPQIRVINQSDEVYEMAHFRPPRRLDLKIGDTLYEGPANVFGAGTTPYYGYNMVAYPFARMKEGFMNFRVVSSSVWEVLAHARSIFQGRFDSPNFKDYLLKRVSIEVDRPLPIQLGGDLFGNRDKWDLAVSDLSVEVFDFHA, encoded by the coding sequence ATGAAAACACCATGGGACAGCGAAATCGCCGTCGTGCTCAATGCCAATGCCAAGCGCGTGACCGAACGCATCGTGACGCGCGTTAAAAAATTCGTTCCCGAGTCGCAACTTTACATCAGCAAAACGATTGATGAAGGGCAAGCGTTCATTCAAGACATCCTGAATAAACACTACACCCATGTTGTGCTCGGCGGCGGCGACGGAACGGTCGTCGAAATGATCAACCAGTTGCGCAACGCCTTGCGTGCCATGGGCCGGCCCGACAGCCAAATGCCGATGCTCGGTTTCCTGAAGCTCGGCACCGGCAACGCATGGTCGCGTTTTCTGGGCATGGATGCCGGTAAGCGGACCCTGCCGCGTATGGCGCGTCCGGAGAACTGGCGCATCAGCCGTTTCAATCTGCTGGAAACCGAAAACCGGTGCAGTCATTTTGCCGGCATGGGCTGGGACGCGAATATTCTCGCCGACTATTATTACCTCAAAGAGAAATTTGACGGCACGCCTTTCGCGCGCTTCTTGCACGGCTTCGCGGGTTACATCGCCGCGATTGCCTTGCGCACGGTCCCGCAGCAGTTGGTGACGCCGGCGCCGCAAATCCGGGTCATCAACCAATCGGATGAAGTGTACGAGATGGCCCACTTTCGCCCGCCGCGGCGGCTCGACCTCAAGATCGGCGATACGCTTTACGAGGGGCCGGCCAACGTATTCGGCGCGGGCACGACGCCCTACTACGGTTACAACATGGTCGCCTATCCTTTCGCGCGCATGAAAGAGGGCTTCATGAATTTCCGCGTGGTCAGTTCCAGTGTGTGGGAGGTTCTGGCCCACGCCCGGTCCATCTTCCAAGGCCGTTTCGACTCGCCGAATTTCAAGGACTACTTGCTCAAGCGTGTTTCGATCGAAGTCGACCGCCCGCTACCGATTCAGTTGGGCGGTGACCTGTTCGGCAACCGGGATAAGTGGGACCTGGCCGTGTCGGATTTGTCGGTCGAAGTTTTCGACTTTCACGCCTGA
- a CDS encoding sulfite exporter TauE/SafE family protein, with product MLSVLLFLLVGIFAGFAAGLLGVGGGIINVPALDWIFLRQGIDPSVTFHMALGTSLAIVVVTSSSAVFGHHKRRMIIFPVAWRAGVAGIAGVVLGGCAASLLSAEILRPAFGVLMLVAAIKLFVEKTPEGDGEHMGKSLALAIGFGAGVASGFFGIGGGIIAVPLFIWLGRLNPRHAVATSSLMIVIIATFGAGTYVATGYQVTADVPHSLGYVHWLALIFVAPLSILTARLGVWIAHTIDPRWLKALFAVALFIVGIRFVLFAFQGGSA from the coding sequence ATGCTATCCGTTCTGCTATTCCTACTCGTCGGCATCTTCGCCGGCTTTGCCGCCGGTTTGCTTGGCGTGGGCGGCGGCATTATCAACGTGCCGGCGCTCGATTGGATATTCCTTCGGCAAGGCATCGATCCAAGCGTCACCTTTCACATGGCCTTGGGTACCAGTTTGGCGATCGTCGTCGTGACCTCGTCCAGCGCCGTGTTCGGACACCACAAGCGTCGGATGATTATCTTCCCGGTTGCTTGGCGGGCGGGCGTTGCCGGCATCGCTGGTGTCGTGTTGGGCGGCTGCGCGGCATCACTATTGAGCGCGGAGATACTTCGTCCCGCCTTCGGTGTTCTCATGCTTGTCGCGGCGATTAAACTCTTCGTCGAGAAAACGCCCGAGGGCGACGGCGAGCACATGGGCAAGAGCCTCGCACTGGCCATTGGTTTCGGTGCCGGCGTTGCCTCGGGATTTTTCGGTATCGGCGGCGGCATCATCGCCGTGCCGCTGTTCATCTGGTTGGGCCGGCTGAATCCGCGCCACGCCGTGGCGACCTCCAGCCTGATGATTGTCATTATCGCCACATTCGGAGCCGGCACGTATGTCGCCACCGGATATCAAGTCACCGCCGACGTGCCCCACTCCCTGGGCTACGTGCATTGGCTCGCCTTGATATTCGTTGCGCCCCTTAGTATTCTCACCGCCCGTTTGGGCGTCTGGATCGCCCATACTATCGACCCGCGATGGCTCAAGGCACTGTTTGCCGTCGCGTTGTTCATTGTGGGTATCCGTTTTGTCTTGTTCGCTTTCCAAGGAGGATCGGCATGA
- a CDS encoding CotH kinase family protein has product MDSPTGDDDTPLADDDDDDDDNNDDDNDDDDDNDDDNDDDDNDDDDDDDDKVLINAGGEGYHYDQRDYFPDRQFDPQAGYGHIMASAVYFEDDDIGFDSGPILDNQCYYAANPSTLFDGDDPFDFGDTEFTRTALTPVEVTAPLLYRVRVEESGSYLLRLYLMEVFAHEAGQVVFDIRINETTVLANVDLYAQAQRLHVFVLTFATDVIGLDIDVRIEPKPTNLFPVHVAAIEVTPTPEGLGEGPEAPEELVARAGYDQVGLQWLRDEYPLLAGYRIYRDGSPLNAIVQPQPYTVDPWFVDESPVAGVAYSYQVAAVDVWGIESDLSTAVVVTPLAETASTLPVHHVTISPENLSTLNAHPFEEIWVDAAYDRAGLNFEEAGIRFRGSKNRYFAKNAYRIRPKNDDRRFVLNTSPVDSTYVRNRILYDLFNEYTDIPAAGYDFVNLFMNDRYMGVYGDLEVYDHYWLTAAGWNPNGCLFKAVDLWSEDPLEAWELKNGPTSCWSELVDFTTSVEQAPPEQAAEVFARWVDVDAFIDWYAIMVLSGNEDFWAVNHYVYLDPEHGRWRYIPYDLDTTLQGFRPDYQIGAHWDKGEPYINPTIALFHEVDHFRYAYARRMMELRAESFSPAGPLAQWATEWRADLEDETSRDFQWATAVCHDLFDAGFDAIAQHLQMLAGPGIADEIAQFMPSLDVVEFHEMQTNNGSTYADEYGEFDAWVEIHNEGRATMHLLDLSLTDDPDMPRKWVLPELRLAPDEVFVIWLDGQSEQGEGHATFSVENSEGTLYLYDCPFNGGGLIDSLRHAAMPADFSWSWNVVAGQWELTDAPTPGVANDVTTNHDPKIIWVDKTPRFPGAGDTIYILAEVFEEDGDPLAVAVEYETNKVSRTTVDMADDGEHMDGAPGDGVFGGQLPTTPAHHDIVRYYVTAADGRGGVATRPAAAPAVRLKFLVGLPAVFINEVLAENATTIADEAGEFDDWFELFYAGEETVLLEGFSLTDDAGEPDQWLASGSMFMYPGETTLFWADNDEDQGETHTNFKLSKNGEYLGLYFEYGDEFFVVDEIEWGRQATDVSLGRNGDGADEWVYFESPTPGAPNIPIERRNH; this is encoded by the coding sequence TTGGATTCTCCCACGGGTGACGACGACACGCCTTTAGCCGACGATGACGACGACGATGATGACAACAACGACGATGACAACGACGACGATGATGACAACGACGATGACAACGACGATGACGACAACGACGACGACGATGACGATGACGACAAGGTTCTAATCAATGCCGGCGGTGAGGGCTACCATTACGACCAGAGAGATTATTTCCCCGACCGCCAATTCGATCCGCAGGCAGGCTACGGTCACATCATGGCGTCGGCCGTCTATTTCGAAGATGACGATATCGGCTTTGACAGTGGACCGATCCTGGACAACCAGTGTTACTACGCGGCAAATCCCTCCACGCTGTTCGATGGCGACGATCCTTTTGATTTTGGCGATACGGAATTCACGCGGACGGCCCTAACGCCGGTCGAGGTGACGGCGCCGTTGTTGTACCGCGTGCGCGTCGAAGAAAGCGGATCGTACCTGCTGCGCCTTTATTTGATGGAAGTGTTCGCCCACGAAGCGGGGCAGGTTGTTTTCGATATCCGGATCAACGAAACGACGGTTTTGGCCAACGTGGACCTCTATGCCCAGGCTCAACGCTTGCATGTGTTCGTGTTAACTTTCGCGACCGACGTGATCGGGTTGGATATCGATGTGAGGATCGAGCCGAAGCCGACCAATCTCTTCCCGGTTCACGTGGCCGCGATTGAGGTGACGCCGACGCCCGAGGGGCTTGGAGAGGGGCCGGAAGCGCCGGAGGAACTTGTGGCGCGCGCCGGTTACGACCAGGTGGGATTGCAGTGGCTGCGCGACGAATATCCCCTGCTGGCCGGGTACCGTATCTACCGCGACGGCTCGCCCCTCAACGCAATCGTTCAACCACAACCATACACGGTTGACCCGTGGTTTGTGGATGAGTCACCGGTGGCGGGCGTCGCCTATTCGTATCAAGTTGCGGCGGTGGATGTGTGGGGCATCGAGAGTGATCTTTCTACGGCTGTCGTAGTAACCCCGCTGGCCGAGACGGCCTCGACGCTGCCGGTACATCACGTGACGATCAGCCCGGAGAATCTGTCGACGCTGAATGCGCATCCCTTTGAAGAGATTTGGGTGGATGCGGCGTACGATCGCGCGGGCCTGAATTTCGAAGAGGCGGGAATTCGTTTTCGCGGGTCGAAGAACCGGTACTTCGCAAAAAATGCGTACCGCATTCGCCCCAAGAACGACGACCGCCGTTTCGTACTTAACACATCGCCGGTGGACTCCACGTACGTGCGCAACCGGATTTTGTACGACCTGTTCAACGAATATACGGATATTCCGGCGGCAGGGTACGACTTCGTGAATTTGTTTATGAACGATCGTTATATGGGAGTGTACGGCGACCTGGAGGTTTACGACCACTATTGGTTAACGGCCGCTGGCTGGAATCCGAACGGTTGCTTGTTCAAAGCGGTCGACCTGTGGAGCGAAGACCCTTTGGAAGCGTGGGAATTGAAAAACGGCCCCACGAGTTGTTGGTCCGAACTGGTTGATTTTACTACCTCTGTGGAGCAAGCACCGCCCGAGCAGGCGGCGGAAGTATTTGCACGTTGGGTGGATGTGGACGCGTTCATCGATTGGTATGCGATTATGGTGCTGAGCGGCAACGAAGATTTCTGGGCGGTCAATCACTACGTGTACCTGGATCCAGAGCATGGTCGTTGGCGTTACATCCCTTATGACCTGGACACAACGCTGCAGGGCTTCCGGCCGGATTATCAAATCGGCGCCCATTGGGACAAGGGCGAGCCGTACATCAACCCGACCATCGCGCTGTTTCACGAGGTGGATCATTTCCGTTACGCCTACGCACGGCGGATGATGGAACTGCGGGCCGAGTCGTTTTCGCCCGCGGGGCCGCTCGCCCAATGGGCAACCGAGTGGCGGGCGGATCTAGAGGACGAGACGTCCCGCGATTTCCAATGGGCGACAGCGGTGTGTCACGACTTGTTCGATGCCGGTTTTGACGCGATTGCCCAGCATCTGCAAATGCTCGCAGGGCCCGGGATTGCGGACGAAATCGCGCAGTTTATGCCGTCGCTGGATGTTGTGGAATTCCATGAAATGCAAACGAATAACGGGTCAACCTACGCGGACGAGTACGGCGAATTCGATGCCTGGGTGGAGATTCACAATGAAGGCCGGGCCACGATGCACCTCCTCGACCTGTCGTTGACCGATGATCCGGATATGCCGCGCAAATGGGTACTGCCGGAATTGCGCCTGGCGCCGGACGAAGTTTTTGTGATTTGGCTTGACGGCCAATCCGAACAGGGGGAAGGGCACGCGACCTTCTCGGTCGAAAACAGCGAGGGCACGTTGTATCTGTACGACTGCCCGTTTAACGGCGGCGGCTTAATCGACTCGCTCCGGCACGCAGCTATGCCGGCAGATTTTTCTTGGTCGTGGAACGTGGTCGCCGGTCAATGGGAGTTGACCGACGCGCCCACGCCCGGCGTCGCCAATGACGTGACAACGAACCATGACCCAAAGATCATCTGGGTGGATAAAACACCGCGCTTCCCGGGGGCCGGGGATACCATTTACATACTGGCCGAGGTTTTCGAGGAAGATGGCGATCCCCTCGCCGTTGCCGTGGAGTACGAGACTAATAAGGTGTCACGTACGACCGTCGACATGGCTGACGACGGCGAGCATATGGACGGCGCGCCCGGCGACGGCGTGTTCGGCGGTCAGTTGCCGACGACTCCGGCGCATCATGATATTGTTCGGTATTACGTTACTGCCGCCGACGGCCGAGGCGGGGTCGCAACCCGTCCGGCGGCGGCTCCCGCAGTGAGGCTGAAGTTTCTTGTCGGGCTGCCGGCCGTTTTCATCAACGAAGTGCTCGCCGAGAATGCAACGACGATTGCCGACGAGGCGGGCGAATTCGACGATTGGTTCGAGCTTTTTTACGCCGGCGAGGAAACCGTGTTGCTCGAAGGATTCAGCTTGACCGACGACGCCGGCGAACCCGATCAATGGCTTGCTTCCGGATCGATGTTCATGTATCCGGGCGAGACAACGCTTTTTTGGGCGGACAATGACGAAGACCAGGGCGAAACCCACACGAATTTCAAGCTTAGCAAGAACGGCGAATACCTGGGCCTTTACTTCGAATACGGCGACGAGTTTTTTGTCGTGGACGAAATCGAGTGGGGCCGGCAAGCGACCGACGTAAGCTTGGGCCGCAACGGCGACGGCGCCGACGAGTGGGTGTATTTCGAATCGCCCACGCCCGGCGCGCCGAATATTCCCATCGAGCGCCGGAACCATTGA
- a CDS encoding SGNH/GDSL hydrolase family protein: MLRSPLSTPLRAALALGVTLALLVALEGVARFVPLTPPSQYLILVHSHARDIPLLTPDAGRPDRWRINPLMQERFADESVPIEKDVDERRVLCLGGSTVRGVGAEASQSFPRQLEKLLAAASSTRRRVLNFGANGFTSTQLRWVADELRAAKPDVVVIYSGHNEWTGARLYGSFADHPRLTQGRALLSHSRLYLLMRSGILRLRGRPDRVAFAPGGPPATETENRAVAKRFERNLRNIRHTFESEGARVVFCTVISNPFTPPAGSPVGDSNPAVHREAHLADLLPVLDAAALSPPLADYREAVRSFTNGRRAAAYELFVRARDADSAPLRATTLTNEAIRHAAEIIPLVDLDAALRERFLAGEPVGELFADSVHFTAAGAEWAAQRVAETLREN, from the coding sequence ATGCTTCGTTCGCCCCTATCGACACCGCTTCGCGCCGCCCTCGCCCTGGGTGTCACGCTCGCTTTGCTTGTCGCCCTCGAAGGGGTCGCGCGCTTCGTACCCCTGACGCCGCCGTCACAGTATTTGATTCTCGTGCACAGCCACGCCCGCGATATCCCCTTGCTTACGCCCGACGCCGGCCGCCCCGACCGTTGGCGCATCAACCCGCTCATGCAGGAGCGTTTCGCGGACGAAAGCGTCCCGATCGAAAAAGACGTCGATGAACGCCGCGTTCTCTGCCTGGGCGGGTCCACCGTGCGCGGCGTCGGCGCCGAGGCTTCGCAAAGCTTCCCGCGGCAATTGGAGAAACTCTTGGCCGCCGCCTCATCCACGCGCCGGCGTGTTTTAAACTTCGGCGCGAACGGGTTCACGTCCACGCAGTTGCGGTGGGTCGCCGACGAACTTCGCGCCGCCAAGCCCGACGTTGTCGTCATCTATTCCGGCCACAACGAATGGACCGGAGCGCGTTTATACGGCTCTTTCGCCGACCATCCGCGCTTGACGCAGGGCCGTGCGCTGCTTTCCCACAGCCGCTTGTATTTGTTGATGCGCTCAGGGATCTTGCGGCTTCGCGGCAGGCCGGATCGTGTCGCCTTCGCTCCCGGCGGCCCTCCCGCCACCGAGACTGAAAATCGCGCCGTCGCCAAACGGTTTGAGCGCAACCTACGCAACATCCGCCACACATTCGAAAGCGAGGGAGCCCGCGTTGTGTTCTGCACGGTCATCAGCAACCCGTTTACGCCCCCCGCCGGTTCGCCGGTCGGTGACTCGAACCCCGCAGTACACCGTGAAGCGCATCTGGCCGATTTGCTGCCCGTTCTTGACGCCGCCGCGCTCTCTCCGCCACTCGCCGATTATCGTGAGGCTGTGCGTTCGTTCACGAACGGTCGACGCGCCGCAGCGTACGAATTGTTTGTTCGCGCCCGCGATGCTGATTCGGCTCCGTTGCGCGCCACAACGCTTACTAACGAGGCGATCCGCCACGCCGCCGAAATCATACCGTTGGTCGATCTGGACGCCGCGCTGCGCGAGCGCTTTCTGGCCGGGGAGCCGGTCGGTGAACTATTCGCCGACAGCGTGCATTTCACGGCCGCCGGCGCCGAGTGGGCGGCGCAACGGGTTGCCGAAACTCTGCGCGAGAACTGA
- the gltX gene encoding glutamate--tRNA ligase, with the protein MTVVTRFAPSPTGMLHIGNARTALYNWLLARHSNGKFILRVEDTDRERSTKENVQVILEGMKYLGLDFDEGPFFQSERSEIYQAAIDRMLDEGKAYRCRCTPEELDAKRAAAVAEKRTYLYDGAGREKNYGPEQPHVVRLKMPTEGVSAFHDQIMGDVESGYVELDDWIIARTDGTPTYNFCVVVDDSDMGVTLVVRGADHLVNTHKQIPLYRALDLTPPDFGHMPLTLGKDRSKLSKRDGAVSLLEYLEMGYLPEAMRNFLARLGWAHGDQELFTDEELIAAFDLSGVGKSNSIFDNDKLDWINSMKIKERRPEDLVDDLLPFLKTRNFPAEGDPRLPAIIAQLQERSKTLLDMAEQAAIFFVAPTEYAPKALKKWWKEGSPDIVRRYLEWLRSLDELRQEDVMPFAQSLAAELEVGLGKAAQPLRIALTGSSASPPLDATLYLIGKDEAIARLEKALAELA; encoded by the coding sequence ATGACCGTCGTGACGCGTTTTGCTCCCAGCCCCACCGGCATGCTGCACATCGGCAACGCCCGCACGGCCCTGTACAATTGGCTGCTGGCCCGACACAGCAACGGTAAATTCATCCTGCGCGTCGAAGACACCGACCGCGAACGCTCCACCAAGGAAAACGTTCAAGTCATCCTTGAGGGCATGAAGTATCTCGGCCTCGACTTTGACGAAGGCCCCTTTTTCCAGAGCGAACGTTCCGAAATCTATCAGGCCGCCATCGACCGCATGCTCGATGAAGGCAAAGCCTACCGGTGTCGCTGCACGCCCGAAGAGCTCGACGCCAAACGGGCCGCCGCCGTCGCCGAAAAGCGCACGTACCTCTACGACGGCGCGGGCCGCGAGAAAAACTACGGCCCCGAGCAACCCCACGTCGTTCGCCTGAAAATGCCGACGGAAGGAGTTTCCGCGTTCCACGACCAAATCATGGGCGACGTGGAATCGGGGTATGTCGAACTCGACGACTGGATCATCGCCCGCACCGACGGCACGCCCACGTACAATTTCTGTGTCGTTGTCGATGACTCGGATATGGGCGTCACCCTCGTGGTGCGCGGCGCGGATCACCTCGTCAACACCCACAAGCAGATCCCGCTCTACCGCGCGCTCGACCTCACGCCGCCCGACTTCGGCCACATGCCACTGACGCTCGGCAAGGATCGCTCCAAGCTGTCCAAGCGCGACGGCGCGGTAAGCCTGCTCGAGTATCTTGAGATGGGCTACCTGCCCGAAGCCATGCGCAACTTCCTGGCCCGCCTCGGCTGGGCGCACGGCGACCAGGAACTGTTCACCGACGAGGAACTGATCGCCGCCTTCGATCTGTCGGGCGTCGGCAAAAGCAACAGCATCTTCGATAATGACAAGCTCGACTGGATCAACTCCATGAAAATCAAGGAGCGGCGGCCCGAAGACCTCGTGGACGACCTGCTGCCCTTCTTGAAAACGCGCAACTTCCCCGCCGAGGGAGACCCGCGCCTGCCCGCGATCATCGCCCAACTGCAGGAGCGCTCGAAAACGCTCCTCGATATGGCCGAGCAAGCCGCCATCTTCTTTGTCGCCCCCACGGAGTACGCACCCAAGGCGCTGAAGAAGTGGTGGAAGGAAGGCTCGCCGGACATCGTCCGGCGCTATCTCGAATGGCTCCGCTCCCTGGACGAATTGCGGCAGGAAGACGTGATGCCTTTCGCCCAATCGCTCGCCGCCGAGTTGGAAGTGGGCCTCGGTAAGGCGGCGCAACCCTTGCGCATTGCCCTAACCGGCTCCTCGGCCAGCCCGCCGCTGGACGCCACGCTGTACCTGATCGGCAAGGACGAAGCCATCGCCCGCCTGGAAAAGGCGCTCGCCGAACTAGCCTGA
- a CDS encoding acetate--CoA ligase family protein, producing MAILEKAIQEKAEFLSEWEAKQLLSEYGIPVTADRLVKTADEAAAAAEEIGFPVVLKGCGRSLLHKTELDAVKLNLKNADQVREAAEDVLSRLPEDADGLLVGPMVDARREFLAGVTQDQQFGPVVAFGLGGIFTETIKDVAFRVAPFEPAEGLALISDVAASRLMNAVRGLPAIDRNLFATLLSNLSKLAAQNSAIDEIDCNPVLADGEKPVVVDALVKLKYE from the coding sequence ATGGCGATTCTCGAGAAAGCGATTCAGGAAAAAGCGGAGTTTTTGTCGGAGTGGGAAGCCAAACAGTTGCTTTCCGAATACGGCATTCCGGTTACCGCCGATCGCCTCGTGAAGACGGCCGACGAAGCCGCAGCAGCGGCGGAAGAGATCGGTTTTCCCGTCGTGCTGAAGGGGTGCGGCCGGTCGCTGCTGCACAAAACCGAGCTGGATGCCGTCAAATTGAATCTGAAGAATGCCGACCAAGTGCGTGAAGCGGCCGAAGATGTGCTGTCCCGCCTGCCCGAGGATGCCGACGGCTTGCTCGTGGGGCCGATGGTGGACGCCCGGCGGGAGTTCCTCGCGGGCGTGACGCAGGACCAGCAGTTCGGGCCGGTGGTCGCTTTCGGCTTGGGCGGAATTTTCACCGAGACCATCAAAGACGTCGCCTTCCGCGTGGCCCCGTTTGAACCGGCGGAGGGATTGGCGTTGATAAGTGACGTGGCCGCGTCGCGGTTGATGAACGCCGTGCGCGGACTGCCGGCGATCGACCGAAACCTATTCGCTACCCTGCTTTCGAACCTCTCGAAACTCGCGGCGCAAAACAGCGCCATCGATGAAATCGACTGCAATCCGGTATTGGCCGACGGCGAAAAGCCGGTGGTTGTCGATGCGTTGGTGAAATTGAAATACGAGTAA